One genomic segment of Homalodisca vitripennis isolate AUS2020 unplaced genomic scaffold, UT_GWSS_2.1 ScUCBcl_2812;HRSCAF=7918, whole genome shotgun sequence includes these proteins:
- the LOC124372281 gene encoding uncharacterized protein LOC124372281 — translation MSAYHLRKTEVIYELKIRSLPTEGNAGDLRKRLSQTLATNTPIDDAIVNAQDTDAELEECEVKYQDLSALVSDYEGNHNDNEYHRIVARIWHLYLRVQRIPVSATAEGDLGETKDDLLSRCKELLDSFKDARLSSNFEPKVKQPSQDEPHNRPGEHQHAIVPINETDTFELPKIAFMNVEEEQKPLEKRRSKEVMHQQEEIRLQELHLKHERAVQEEKWHQEERRLEEEKRRMDDRLKKEDSKIQEELNKPESLEIQRDGGQFKNGRCDSIRPRPVPVYKWSLKFDNSGPSIAYFLERVEELRRARGITHQELYESAVDLFAGPALVWYRAAATRIRSWHQLTKELREAFQSADYILRLHQEIFNRVQGDKEPLDLYIAAMEGLYSRLAASVPETTRLAQIYNNLHPQLQDRLALSNILFLEQLISMGRRAEAGRLSMIRPRPAPGNETALKPDLAYHDSNCRRGFPQGAKDSLNYFGSLKDKDSPIINYVLQTYQKDPRPYLKVRVLGREITALLDSGASRTFLGGKGLWILREFPTKLQDTLGTYVETADSNRHEIKGFISLPITLQGRTEELSVCVVPSLQQSLILGIDFWEHMHIVTDMRNRKWDFVPKNTQIFCSSIGGITSGDNLAPEERGKLQELIEGHFKDEPASLGRTDRVKHVIDTGDAQHIKQRYYSVSPARQKLINEKLDRMLHLGVVEPSQSAWSSPIMLLDKPDGSKRFLVDFRAVNAVSRKDAYPLHQVTTILDRLRDAKYLSSLDIKSAYWQIELEESSKEKTAFTIPGRRLYQFVTMPFGLCGAPATWQRLVDTEKSKFCRSELRYLGYVVSVDGLRVDPDKIKAIFDIPVPRNQKEVRQFSGIASWYRRFIPNFASRMHPLRSLLSRRSKFEWNQEAEQAFQDIKSCLITAPILSCPDYTKAFTISCDASGVGIAAVLSQEYEQGAGVVAYASRTLTQQEQKYSATERECLAVIWAVETFRPYVEGVRFTVVKDHYSLLWLNRLKDPTGRLARWALRLQPYDYHLVHRKGQDNVVPDLLSRTTPLELPSENALQCEAVEIPLDVKDKWYKGMLQKVEQNSKLYSQWRVETGKPYKNVTTLEPLLQGDSWRIVVPKDLRRQVLAECHDEPTAGHQGVLKTYNRIQQLYYWPKMRKDVATYVSRCSVCQRVKYDQNLPSGNMGCRRGIKAPWQMIAADLMGPLPRSMKGFKYLLVVTDTFTNYSVLQPLRAATAEIVAQHLENDIFMVYGWSTGLHNL, via the exons ATGAGTGCTTATCATCTTCGTAAAACCGAAGTCATTTATGAACTTAAAATTAGGAGCTTGCCTACCGAGGGTAATGCTGGAGATTTGAGGAAACGGCTGTCTCAAACTTTAGCAACAAACACTCCAATTGATGATGCGATAGTTAATGCTCAAGATACGGATGCTGAACTAGAGGAGTGTGAAGTGAAGTATCAAGATCTTTCAGCTTTAGTTAGTGACTATGAGGGAAATCACAACGACAACGAGTACCATCGTATTGTGGCCCGTATTTGGCACTTATATCTAAGAGTGCAGAGAATTCCGGTTAGTGCAACTGCAGAGGGCGATTTAGGGGAGACTAAAGATGATCTTTTGAGTAGATGCAAGGAATTATTGGATTCATTCAAGGATGCCAGATTATCTTCAAATTTTGAACCCAAAGTGAAGCAACCTTCACAAGATGAGCCTCATAATAGGCCAGGAGAACATCAACACGCTATTGTTCCAATCAACGAGACAGACACCTTTGAGCTGCCGAAGATCGCATTCATGAATGTGGAGGAAGAGCAAAAACCGCTAGAAAAACGGAGAAGTAAAGAAGTTATGCATCAACAAGAAGAAATCAGACTTCAAGAACtacatttaaaacatgaaagGGCAGTACAAGAAGAGAAGTGGCAccaagaagaaagaagactggaagaAGAAAAAAGGCGAATGGATGATAGGCTGAAGAAAGAAGATTCGAAGATCCAAGAAGAACTTAATAAACCAGAAAGCCTGGAGATACAGCGTGACGGAGGTCAGTTTAAAAATGGAAGATGTGACAGTATACGTCCTAGACCTGTGCCTGTATACAAGTGGAGCCTTAAGTTTGACAACTCAGGTCCTAGCATAGCATATTTTCTGGAGAGAGTGGAGGAATTGCGCCGAGCACGTGGGATAACTCATCAAGAGCTATACGAATCCGCCGTCGACCTCTTTGCCGGTCCCGCGCTTGTTTGGTATCGCGCAGCAGCAACTAGAATCAGGTCTTGGCACCAACTTACAAAAGAACTTCGTGAAGCTTTTCAATCAGCTGATTACATCTTGAGGCTTCATCAGGAAATATTTAATAGAGTTCAGGGAGATAAGGAGCCATTGGACCTTTACATAGCCGCCATGGAGGGACTATATAGTAGATTGGCAGCCTCCGTACCAGAGACCACTCGTTTAGCTCAAATTTACAACAACCTGCATCCTCAGCTGCAAGATAGATTGGccttaagcaatattttattccTCGAACAGCTTATATCTATGGGTCGTCGTGCCGAAGCCGGTCGACTGAGTATGATTAGACCGAGACCTGCACCTGGGAATGAAACGGCACTTAAACCTGATCTCGCTTATCATGATTCAAATTGCCGAAGGGGATTCCCACAA GGGGCTAAAGACTCACTAAACTATTTTGGCTCCCTAAAGGATAAAGACTCGCCCATCATCAACTATGTTTTGCAGACTTATCAAAAGGATCCTAGACCTTATCTTAAAGTCAGAGTTTTAGGTAGAGAAATTACAGCACTTCTCGATTCAGGGGCATCGAGAACATTTCTGGGAGGAAAAGGATTATGGATTTTAAGAGAATTCCCAACTAAGCTACAGGACACCCTTGGAACTTATGTTGAGACGGCCGACTCCAATAGGCACGAGATTAAAGGATTTATTAGCTTGCCCATAACTTTACAAGGAAGGACCGAAGAATTATCAGTTTGTGTTGTACCCTCATTACAACAATCTCTCATATTAGGTATAGACTTTTGGGAGCACATGCACATCGTAACGGACATGCGTAACCGTAAATGGGATTTTGTTCCTAAAAATACCCAGATATTTTGCAGTTCCATTGGAGGAATTACGTCGGGAGATAACCTAGCACCGGAAGAGAGAGGTAAACTTCAAGAACTTATTGAAGGACATTTTAAGGATGAGCCTGCATCTTTAGGAAGAACAGACAGAGTCAAACATGTGATAGACACAGGCGACGCTCAACACATCAAACAGCGTTATTATTCAGTCTCTCCTGCCCGCCAAAAACTCATTAATGAAAAGCTTGACCGTATGCTGCACTTGGGTGTTGTTGAACCCTCACAGAGTGCATGGTCCTCCCCGATTATGCTGCTTGACAAACCGGATGGTAGCAAGAGATTTCTGGTTGACTTCAGAGCGGTTAACGCTGTTAGTCGTAAGGATGCTTACCCCTTACATCAAGTGACAACAATCCTTGATCGCCTTAGAGACGCCAAATACCTATCAAGTCTAGACATTAAGAGCGCATATTGGCAAATTGAGTTAGAAGAAAGCAGTAAGGAGAAGACGGCGTTCACTATTCCCGGAAGGAGACTCTACCAGTTTGTGACAATGCCATTTGGTTTATGCGGAGCTCCGGCAACTTGGCAGCGCCTTGTGGACACC GAGAAGTCCAAGTTCTGCCGTTCTGAACTAAGGTATCTAGGTTACGTTGTCAGTGTTGATGGTTTAAGGGTGGACCCTGACAAAATCAAGGCAATTTTTGACATACCAGTTCCTCGAAACCAAAAAGAGGTCAGGCAATTCAGCGGAATAGCGTCATGGTACAGGCGTTTCATCCCTAATTTTGCGTCTCGAATGCATCCGCTGAGATCCCTTCTTAGTAGGCGTTCAAAATTTGAGTGGAACCAGGAGGCTGAGCAAGCATTTCAAGATATCAAATCCTGCTTAATTACGGCCCCTATTTTGTCTTGTCCAGATTACACCAAGGCATTTACTATCTCATGTGATGCTTCGGGAGTGGGAATAGCTGCGGTTCTGAGTCAGGAGTATGAGCAGGGTGCAGGAGTGGTAGCATATGCTAGTCGAACCCTAACTCAACAAGAACAAAAATACTCTGCTACCGAGCGGGAGTGCTTGGCTGTCATCTGGGCGGTGGAAACATTTAGGCCTTATGTAGAAGGTGTGAGATTTACCGTGGTTAAGGACCACTACAGCCTCCTCTGGCTAAACAGGCTAAAAGATCCCACCGGTCGACTGGCTCGTTGGGCCCTCCGTTTACAACCGTACGATTACCACTTGGTTCATAGGAAAGGACAGGATAATGTGGTACCAGATCTTTTATCTCGTACAACTCCTCTTGAACTTCCCTCGGAGAACGCACTTCAGTGTGAGGCAGTGGAAATTCCCCTTGATGTCAAAGATAAGTGGTACAAGGGCATGTTACAGAAAGTCGAACAGAATTCTAAGCTCTACAGCCAATGGAGAGTTGAAACCGGTAAACCCTATAAGAATGTGACAACCTTAGAACCTTTATTGCAGGGCGATAGTTGGAGAATAGTAGTTCCTAAGGATCTACGGAGGCAAGTTTTAGCGGAGTGTCATGATGAGCCAACAGCGGGACATCAAGGTGTCCTCAAGACATACAATCGTATACAACAGTTATACTACTGGCCGAAGATGCGGAAGGACGTCGCCACCTATGTATCCCGGTGCAGTGTTTGTCAGAGAGTGAAGTATGATCAGAATCTGCCATCCGGAAACATGGGATGTCGTCGTGGTATTAAAGCTCCTTGGCAAATGATTGCGGCTGACTTGATGGGACCTTTGCCAAGATCCATGAAAGGGTTCAAGTATTTATTGGTGGTTACGGATACCTTCACGAATTACTCTGTTCTTCAACCTCTTCGAGCAGCTACGGCCGAAATAGTGGCCCAACATCTTGAAAAcgacatatttatggtgtatggATGGAGTACCGGCCTACATAATTTGTGA